One Candidatus Methylomirabilota bacterium DNA segment encodes these proteins:
- a CDS encoding TatD family hydrolase: MSVSLIDTHAHLHFPELLADLDGVLERARAAGVTAMVTIGTDRETNPAAVALAERLGSIYATVGIHPHDAAEATEADFEAMERLARESTKVVALGEMGLDFFRNLSPRDVQETVWRRQLGMARRLGKPVVIHCRDAHPEALAILADERVGEVGGVMHCFSADVEVAGRCLDLGLHISLAGPVTYKNARALPDVARFVPADRLVLETDCPFLPPHPHRGQRNEPAWVAITAARVAELRGVTLDALGETTSGNARRLFRL, translated from the coding sequence ATGAGCGTGTCCCTGATCGATACCCACGCCCACCTGCACTTTCCCGAGCTGCTCGCCGACCTCGACGGCGTGCTCGAGCGGGCGCGTGCCGCCGGCGTCACTGCGATGGTCACCATCGGCACCGACCGCGAGACGAATCCGGCCGCGGTGGCGCTGGCCGAGCGTCTGGGCTCCATCTACGCCACGGTCGGCATCCATCCGCACGACGCGGCCGAGGCCACCGAGGCCGACTTCGAGGCGATGGAGCGGCTGGCGCGCGAGTCGACCAAGGTCGTGGCGCTCGGGGAGATGGGCCTCGATTTCTTCCGCAATCTCTCGCCCCGCGACGTGCAGGAGACCGTGTGGCGGCGTCAGCTCGGCATGGCGCGCCGCCTCGGCAAGCCGGTGGTCATCCACTGCCGCGACGCGCATCCGGAAGCGCTCGCGATCCTCGCCGACGAGCGCGTGGGCGAGGTGGGCGGGGTCATGCACTGCTTCTCGGCCGACGTGGAGGTCGCCGGCCGCTGTCTCGACCTGGGCCTGCACATCTCGCTGGCCGGCCCGGTGACCTACAAGAACGCGAGAGCCCTGCCCGACGTCGCCCGCTTCGTGCCGGCCGACCGGCTGGTGCTGGAGACCGACTGCCCGTTCCTGCCGCCGCATCCCCATCGCGGCCAGCGCAACGAGCCCGCGTGGGTGGCCATCACCGCCGCGCGGGTCGCCGAGCTGCGCGGGGTCACGCTCGACGCTCTCGGCGAGACCACCAGCGGCAACGCCCGCCGCCTCTTCCGCCTCTGA
- a CDS encoding DUF2007 domain-containing protein — translation MTARRAKIIRFPTPPPKTAPTAGLVEARRCRDQAEALVVRGLLESEGIHVVLQSRLAPSVYPFSVGHQAEVVLLVAAADLPRARAVLKRRA, via the coding sequence ATGACCGCGCGCCGCGCCAAGATCATCCGCTTCCCCACGCCGCCGCCGAAGACCGCGCCCACCGCGGGCCTGGTGGAGGCGCGGCGCTGCCGCGACCAGGCCGAAGCTCTCGTGGTCCGCGGCCTGCTCGAGAGCGAAGGAATCCACGTGGTGCTGCAGAGCCGCCTGGCCCCGTCGGTGTATCCCTTCAGCGTGGGGCATCAGGCCGAGGTGGTGCTGCTGGTGGCGGCCGCGGATCTGCCGCGGGCGCGCGCGGTGCTGAAGCGGCGGGCGTAG